A section of the Deinococcus taeanensis genome encodes:
- a CDS encoding ABC transporter permease has translation MGELRHLLSLYVRLLGAQVRSQGAHRTSFLLDALGSMLITAAEFAALALVLPRFGGLNGWTLGEISLLYGLAELAFVLMDLVFGGFDAPNLSAHVRAGTFSTFLLRPAPLAVQVFGSDFALRRLTRVVLAAAILAYGLTHAAVPWHPGAALLLAGCVAGMVCFFGGLFVIGGTLTFWTVESVEAMNVLTYGGRTLISYPMDIYGTWLRRTFTYLIPAGFLSYLPVLHLLGRPLPDGLPTWAALLGPLAGPLLLTAAFAFWRSGVRHYEGTGT, from the coding sequence GTGGGTGAGCTCCGGCACCTCCTGAGCCTGTACGTTCGCCTGCTGGGCGCGCAGGTGCGGTCGCAGGGCGCGCACCGCACGTCCTTCCTGCTCGACGCCCTGGGCAGCATGCTGATCACCGCCGCTGAATTTGCCGCGCTGGCGCTGGTGCTGCCCCGTTTCGGCGGCCTGAACGGCTGGACGCTGGGCGAAATCAGCCTGCTGTACGGCCTGGCCGAACTGGCGTTCGTGCTGATGGACCTCGTGTTTGGCGGCTTCGACGCACCCAACCTGTCCGCGCACGTCCGCGCAGGAACCTTCAGCACGTTCCTCCTTCGCCCTGCACCGCTCGCCGTGCAGGTGTTCGGCTCGGATTTCGCACTGCGCCGCCTGACCCGCGTCGTCCTGGCCGCCGCGATCCTCGCGTACGGCCTGACACACGCGGCCGTGCCCTGGCACCCGGGCGCGGCGTTGCTGCTCGCCGGCTGTGTGGCCGGCATGGTGTGCTTTTTCGGGGGGCTGTTCGTGATCGGCGGCACCCTCACCTTCTGGACGGTGGAGAGCGTGGAGGCCATGAACGTCCTGACGTACGGCGGCCGCACCCTGATCAGTTACCCCATGGACATCTACGGCACGTGGCTGCGCCGCACCTTCACGTACCTGATTCCCGCCGGGTTCCTGTCCTATCTGCCCGTGCTGCATCTGCTGGGCCGCCCCCTGCCGGACGGCCTGCCCACCTGGGCCGCCCTGCTCGGCCCACTGGCCGGCCCGCTGCTGCTGACCGCGGCGTTCGCCTTCTGGCGCTCCGGCGTGCGGCACTACGAGGGCACCGGCACCTGA
- a CDS encoding ABC transporter ATP-binding protein has product MIHVEHLRKTFTTRTGRFLSAQRRTHDAVRDISFHVPRGEIVGYLGPNGAGKSTTVKILTGLLVPDSGHVRVGDLTPWQDRRRHVARLGAVFGQRTTLWWDLPVLDSLDLLRHVYRVPKDRWQANLTTFTDLLDLAPFLRTPARALSLGQRMRADLAAALLHDPELLFLDEPTVGLDVVAKERIREFIAHINRERQVTVLLTTHDLGDVERLARRVMIIDLGQLLYDGDLAQLQARYGNQRELHVEYADPPQHTQVPGLTLLHADGPRAAYAFTGPAAPPIARVTAHASVRDLTVREPDIEATIRRIYEGGLLRPALG; this is encoded by the coding sequence GTGATTCACGTCGAGCATCTGCGCAAGACCTTCACCACCCGCACCGGCCGCTTTCTCAGCGCCCAGCGCCGCACCCACGACGCCGTGCGTGACATCTCCTTCCACGTTCCCCGCGGCGAGATCGTCGGGTACCTCGGCCCGAACGGCGCCGGCAAAAGCACCACCGTCAAGATCCTCACCGGGCTGCTCGTTCCCGACAGCGGCCACGTGCGCGTGGGCGACCTGACCCCCTGGCAGGACCGGCGCCGGCACGTCGCGCGGCTCGGCGCGGTGTTCGGGCAGCGCACCACCCTCTGGTGGGACCTGCCCGTTCTGGACAGCCTGGACCTCCTGCGGCACGTGTACCGCGTTCCGAAGGACCGCTGGCAGGCCAACCTGACGACCTTCACCGACCTGCTGGACCTCGCGCCGTTCCTGCGCACCCCCGCACGCGCCCTGTCCCTGGGGCAGCGCATGCGCGCCGACCTCGCCGCGGCGCTGCTGCACGACCCCGAACTGCTGTTCCTCGACGAACCCACCGTCGGTCTGGACGTTGTGGCGAAGGAACGCATCCGTGAATTCATCGCGCACATCAACCGCGAGCGGCAGGTCACGGTGCTGCTCACCACCCATGACCTTGGTGACGTGGAACGCCTCGCGCGGCGCGTCATGATCATCGACCTGGGCCAGCTGCTGTACGACGGCGACCTCGCGCAACTTCAGGCCCGTTACGGCAACCAGCGTGAACTGCACGTCGAGTACGCCGACCCCCCCCAGCACACCCAGGTGCCCGGCCTGACCCTCCTGCACGCCGACGGGCCCCGCGCGGCGTATGCCTTCACCGGCCCCGCCGCGCCCCCGATCGCGCGCGTGACCGCGCACGCGTCCGTCCGCGATCTCACGGTGCGGGAACCGGACATCGAGGCCACCATCCGAAGAATCTACGAAGGCGGCCTGCTGCGCCCCGCGCTAGGCTGA